From Paenibacillus graminis, a single genomic window includes:
- a CDS encoding LacI family DNA-binding transcriptional regulator yields the protein MFLNLWPEKAFLPLLSPFLFPAAFICNADQEIGQANFLARVIDFWRDLFYNGFINARLRKGGNMRSEDIAKLAGVSRSTVSRVINNYSNVPEETRAKVLKVIEQHQYEPNSFARALAGKKTDTIGLFAISMNEKENATRIYQNNYFAPFVDAVVDTANARGCYVLIHTVYSPDDFLKVKQAFLQKRIDGGIIVGTQKDIDIVREMVNLEFPLVLIDYDISEIMSEHLDRNHLAIVNSKDYEGTVEAIEYLISLGHEEIGMICGRMNTYSGRERYMAYEDTLKKHGLTLNESLVLKGDFLKETAYEEVTKLLASGAALPTAFFSANDDMAISAMEAFSEYGISVPEDISIAGFDDVQLASRIHPKLTSVRLPIYEMSKAAVEKVIELCDSRQPTFSTISFPARLVQRDSCQPPKI from the coding sequence GTGTTCCTGAATCTATGGCCTGAAAAAGCATTTCTCCCCCTCCTCTCTCCCTTTCTTTTTCCTGCTGCATTTATTTGTAACGCAGATCAGGAGATTGGGCAAGCAAATTTCTTAGCCCGGGTGATTGATTTCTGGAGGGATTTATTTTACAATGGGTTCATAAACGCGCGTTTACGTAAAGGGGGCAATATGCGCAGCGAAGATATAGCAAAGCTCGCCGGGGTATCCCGAAGTACGGTTTCCCGTGTGATCAACAACTATTCCAACGTCCCTGAGGAGACCCGGGCCAAGGTGTTGAAGGTGATTGAGCAGCATCAGTACGAACCCAACAGCTTCGCCCGGGCTCTGGCCGGCAAGAAGACCGACACGATCGGGCTTTTCGCTATCAGCATGAATGAGAAAGAGAATGCGACCCGGATCTATCAGAACAATTACTTTGCGCCTTTCGTTGATGCCGTTGTCGACACCGCGAATGCCCGCGGCTGTTATGTGCTGATCCACACTGTCTATTCTCCCGACGATTTCCTGAAGGTGAAGCAGGCCTTCCTGCAGAAACGGATTGACGGCGGCATTATCGTCGGCACCCAGAAGGATATTGATATTGTACGGGAAATGGTCAATCTTGAATTTCCGCTCGTGCTGATCGATTACGACATATCGGAGATTATGTCGGAGCATCTGGACCGCAATCATCTGGCTATCGTGAATTCCAAAGACTATGAGGGCACCGTCGAAGCGATTGAGTACCTGATCAGCCTGGGCCATGAAGAAATTGGCATGATCTGCGGGCGCATGAATACGTACTCTGGACGGGAGCGCTACATGGCATATGAGGATACGCTGAAGAAGCATGGCTTGACGCTGAATGAGAGCTTAGTCCTGAAGGGTGATTTTCTCAAAGAGACCGCCTATGAAGAGGTCACGAAGCTGCTGGCTTCCGGCGCTGCTCTGCCGACCGCTTTCTTCTCCGCCAACGATGACATGGCTATCTCTGCGATGGAAGCGTTCTCTGAATACGGGATTTCCGTCCCGGAGGATATTTCCATCGCCGGGTTCGACGACGTGCAGCTGGCTTCACGCATTCATCCGAAGCTGACCTCCGTCCGTCTGCCGATTTATGAAATGTCCAAGGCCGCAGTCGAAAAAGTGATTGAGCTGTGCGATTCCCGCCAGCCGACCTTCAGTACCATCAGCTTCCCGGCCCGGCTGGTTCAAAGAGACTCCTGCCAGCCGCCGAAGATCTGA
- a CDS encoding GNAT family N-acetyltransferase, producing MLFQAIDSGTRQAALQISGTVIVSRGRMHKLAELPGYCAVLDGKVHAAIYYCCRGGECEIVSLDSNTENIGAGSRLIELVVKEAARARCTRVWLITSNDNSKAIRFYQKRGFDLIAVHREAITEARKLKPSIPLTGYDGIPVRHEVEFEYRLD from the coding sequence ATGCTTTTTCAGGCCATAGATTCAGGAACACGCCAAGCGGCGCTTCAGATTAGCGGAACAGTCATCGTATCCAGAGGACGGATGCATAAGCTGGCAGAGCTGCCCGGATACTGCGCTGTACTGGACGGCAAGGTGCATGCGGCTATTTATTATTGCTGCCGGGGCGGGGAATGCGAAATCGTCTCTCTGGACAGCAACACAGAGAATATCGGGGCGGGCAGCCGGTTAATTGAACTGGTTGTGAAAGAGGCAGCCCGTGCGCGGTGCACCAGAGTATGGCTCATTACCTCAAACGACAACAGCAAGGCCATCCGCTTTTATCAGAAAAGAGGCTTCGACCTTATAGCTGTGCATAGAGAGGCGATTACGGAAGCCCGGAAGCTCAAGCCGTCGATTCCGCTAACCGGGTATGACGGCATTCCGGTGCGGCATGAGGTGGAGTTTGAATATAGGCTGGATTAA